One genomic window of Nakamurella panacisegetis includes the following:
- a CDS encoding LysM peptidoglycan-binding domain-containing protein, with translation MFTRAKLDQTWSNGRVDLNLGTASHRELASSRQAWFQLAGALSGLVVLAVALPAPSSVRAVLAGPATSADRPAQLVASVALAAASLLVWTLLTWAILVALVALGGHLPGSAGRSAHVLLGRIAPKAARKLVLSVVGVSLMSGLAVGGAPGASAVSAPPGADQSSASGPSGDTATTSWTPVEGSAVQLDRVPVPTVGLDRPEAPTPTPLDIDWPTTPSTSGAAVGSPARTVDVDWPRSTEPVVVRRGDSLWSIAAAHLPAGASPAEITQAWHRWYAANKSVIGADPDRILPGQILLPPTQPNGE, from the coding sequence ATGTTCACACGTGCCAAGCTTGATCAAACGTGGTCAAACGGCAGGGTTGATCTGAATCTGGGGACCGCGAGCCACCGTGAGCTCGCCTCGTCGCGGCAGGCCTGGTTCCAGCTCGCCGGAGCCCTGTCGGGACTCGTCGTCCTGGCCGTCGCCCTACCTGCGCCGTCGTCGGTCCGCGCCGTACTGGCCGGACCGGCCACCTCGGCCGACCGGCCCGCCCAGCTGGTCGCATCGGTTGCCCTGGCTGCGGCATCACTGCTGGTCTGGACCCTGCTGACCTGGGCCATCCTGGTCGCGCTGGTGGCGCTGGGCGGTCATCTTCCGGGCTCGGCCGGACGCTCGGCGCACGTCCTGCTGGGCCGCATCGCGCCGAAGGCCGCCCGGAAGCTCGTTCTGTCGGTCGTCGGCGTCTCGCTCATGTCCGGCCTCGCGGTGGGAGGAGCGCCCGGCGCGTCGGCGGTATCCGCGCCACCGGGCGCGGATCAGTCGTCGGCGTCCGGGCCGTCGGGCGACACCGCGACCACGAGTTGGACCCCCGTCGAGGGGTCGGCGGTCCAACTCGATCGCGTCCCGGTGCCGACCGTCGGTCTCGATCGACCGGAAGCCCCGACCCCGACGCCACTGGACATCGATTGGCCAACCACCCCGTCGACCAGCGGCGCGGCGGTCGGGTCACCGGCGCGAACGGTCGACGTGGACTGGCCGCGGTCGACCGAGCCGGTGGTGGTGCGGCGCGGCGACTCACTCTGGAGCATCGCCGCCGCCCACCTCCCGGCCGGAGCATCGCCAGCGGAGATCACCCAGGCCTGGCACCGCTGGTACGCGGCCAACAAGTCCGTCATCGGGGCCGATCCCGATCGCATCCTGCCCGGGCAGATCCTGCTGCCACCGACCCAGCCGAACGGGGAATGA
- a CDS encoding Rv3235 family protein — MTSALIDSDAFPAAPDRAGATTTRRPYLAPVPDCDPPFDDERTPVGRIQQLRRPSRTLVPVEEPARRRPLPFTAPDLAPTAGEPEAIADADVPGWSQDADVGVRRTATADLPPAARSGQMLARALVEMLSGQRPVSQLRVHCSPEVFAGLQGRPTVPGALSHLLTVRVCEPADGVAEISAAFRRGQRVRAIAFRIQGVDGRWRITALQTG, encoded by the coding sequence ATGACCTCCGCACTGATCGACTCCGACGCGTTCCCCGCCGCCCCGGACCGGGCCGGCGCCACCACTACTCGGCGTCCCTACCTGGCGCCGGTGCCGGACTGCGACCCGCCGTTCGACGACGAACGGACCCCGGTCGGCCGGATCCAACAGCTCCGTCGGCCATCACGCACACTCGTCCCGGTCGAGGAACCCGCCAGGCGACGTCCGCTGCCGTTCACGGCGCCTGACCTCGCGCCCACGGCGGGCGAACCGGAGGCCATCGCCGACGCCGACGTGCCCGGTTGGTCGCAGGACGCCGACGTCGGCGTCCGCCGTACCGCGACCGCCGACCTGCCACCGGCCGCCCGGTCGGGCCAGATGCTCGCGCGCGCCCTGGTCGAGATGCTGTCCGGGCAGCGCCCGGTGAGCCAACTCCGAGTGCACTGCTCACCTGAGGTGTTCGCCGGGCTGCAGGGGCGTCCGACGGTGCCGGGCGCGCTGAGCCACCTGCTCACTGTGCGGGTGTGCGAGCCGGCGGACGGCGTGGCCGAGATCAGTGCGGCGTTCCGGCGGGGGCAGCGGGTGCGGGCGATCGCGTTCCGGATCCAGGGTGTTGACGGTCGCTGGCGGATCACCGCGCTGCAGACCGGCTGA
- the secA gene encoding preprotein translocase subunit SecA — MVLSRLLRAGEAKTIKRLRAIADHINAIESDYTDLTDAELRELTDSFKERLTAGETTDDILPEAFAVVREAAKRTLGQRHFDVQLMGGAALHLGNIAEMKTGEGKTLVSTLPVYLNALEGKGVHVVTTNDYLAQRDSEWMGRVHRFLGLEVGVILSSQTPDVRKQQYAADVTYGTNNEFGFDYLRDNMAWSKDDLVQRGHYYAVVDEVDSILIDEARTPLIISGPADQSSKWYSEFARLVPRLRKGSEGGGDGDYEVDEAKRTVGVTEEGVAKVEAALGIDNLYESVNTPLVGFLNNALKAKELYKKDRDYIVVNGEVLIVDEFTGRVLHGRRYNEGMHQAIEAKEGVEIKAENQTLATITLQNYFRLYEKLSGMTGTAQTEAAELSQTYKLGVVPIPPNRPVQRADEGDLIYKAEEAKFDAVVEDIAARHEKGQPVLVGTASVEKSELLSKLLLRAGVPHEVLNAKNHAREAAIIAQAGRSGAVTVATNMAGRGTDIVLGGNPDFTADLDLREQGLSPTETPEEYEAAWPAALEAAAKKTKTEAEKVRAAGGLYVLGTERHESRRIDNQLRGRAGRQGDPGESRFYLSLGDDLMRRVGGGTVEMLMTRLRMPDDMPIEHKFVSKAIKSAQTQVEQQNFEIRKNVLKYDEVMNKQRTVIYEERRRVLDGEDLHEQVQNMITDVITAYIDGAASQGYAEDWDTDTLWAALKTLYPISLTPETVAHDHGDLTRDTLREAVLADARRAWADREEALTPEITRELERRVVLSVLDRKWREHLYEMDYLKEGIGLRAMAQRDPLIEYQREGFDMFNAMLDSLKEESVGFLYNLQVQIVPADGEAPGSDGGTDGSGPDGSAAGAPGPRNGTSGLPAPKPVGGKQAGSVRTRVRPVEALPTQQAAAPVVKDTDGAPAALRAKGLTRPTSTPPLSYSGPAEDGGTELTGATAQSGSATGAPARNAPCPCGSGKKYKQCHGRPGAEAL, encoded by the coding sequence GTGGTTCTGTCCCGACTGCTCCGCGCCGGTGAGGCGAAGACGATCAAACGTCTGCGCGCCATCGCCGACCACATCAACGCCATCGAGTCCGACTACACGGACCTGACCGACGCTGAACTGCGCGAGTTGACCGATTCGTTCAAGGAGCGGTTGACCGCCGGCGAGACGACCGACGACATCCTGCCGGAAGCCTTCGCCGTCGTCCGCGAGGCAGCCAAGCGCACGCTCGGGCAGCGGCACTTCGACGTCCAGTTGATGGGCGGCGCCGCGCTGCACCTCGGCAACATCGCGGAGATGAAGACCGGCGAGGGCAAGACCCTGGTCTCCACCCTTCCGGTGTACCTCAACGCCCTGGAGGGCAAGGGCGTTCACGTCGTCACCACCAACGACTACCTGGCCCAGCGGGACTCCGAATGGATGGGCCGGGTGCACCGATTCCTCGGTCTCGAGGTCGGCGTCATCCTGTCCTCCCAGACACCGGATGTGCGCAAGCAGCAGTACGCGGCGGACGTCACCTACGGCACCAACAACGAGTTCGGCTTCGACTACCTGCGCGACAACATGGCCTGGTCGAAGGACGATCTGGTCCAGCGCGGCCACTACTACGCCGTGGTCGACGAGGTCGACTCGATCCTGATCGACGAGGCCAGGACGCCGCTGATCATCTCCGGCCCGGCCGACCAGTCGTCCAAGTGGTACTCCGAGTTCGCCCGGCTGGTCCCCCGGCTGCGCAAGGGCAGCGAGGGCGGCGGGGACGGCGACTACGAGGTCGACGAAGCCAAGCGCACCGTCGGTGTGACCGAGGAGGGAGTGGCCAAGGTCGAGGCCGCCCTGGGCATCGACAACCTCTACGAATCGGTCAACACCCCACTGGTCGGCTTTCTCAACAACGCCCTCAAGGCCAAGGAGCTGTACAAGAAGGACCGCGACTACATCGTCGTCAACGGCGAGGTGCTGATCGTCGACGAGTTCACCGGCCGGGTGCTGCACGGCCGCCGGTACAACGAGGGCATGCACCAGGCGATCGAGGCCAAGGAAGGCGTCGAGATCAAGGCCGAGAACCAGACGCTGGCCACGATCACCCTGCAGAACTACTTCCGGCTCTACGAGAAGCTCTCGGGCATGACGGGGACCGCCCAGACCGAGGCGGCCGAGCTGAGCCAGACCTACAAGCTCGGCGTCGTGCCGATCCCGCCGAACCGGCCCGTGCAGCGGGCCGACGAGGGCGATCTGATCTACAAGGCCGAGGAGGCGAAGTTCGACGCGGTCGTGGAGGACATCGCGGCCCGGCACGAGAAGGGCCAGCCGGTGCTGGTCGGCACCGCCTCTGTGGAGAAGTCCGAGCTGCTGAGCAAGCTGCTGCTCCGGGCCGGCGTGCCGCACGAGGTGCTGAACGCCAAGAACCACGCGCGGGAGGCGGCGATCATCGCCCAGGCCGGTCGCTCCGGTGCGGTCACCGTGGCCACCAACATGGCTGGACGAGGCACTGACATCGTCCTCGGCGGCAACCCCGACTTCACAGCCGACCTGGACCTGCGCGAGCAGGGCCTGAGCCCGACCGAGACGCCGGAGGAGTACGAGGCGGCCTGGCCGGCGGCACTCGAGGCGGCGGCCAAGAAGACCAAGACCGAGGCCGAGAAGGTGCGGGCCGCGGGCGGTCTGTACGTGCTCGGCACCGAACGGCACGAGTCGCGCCGGATCGACAACCAGCTCCGCGGCCGCGCCGGCCGCCAGGGCGATCCGGGCGAGTCCCGGTTCTACCTGTCCCTGGGTGACGACCTGATGCGCCGGGTCGGCGGCGGCACCGTCGAGATGCTGATGACCCGGTTGCGGATGCCCGACGACATGCCGATCGAGCACAAGTTCGTGTCCAAGGCGATCAAGAGTGCGCAGACCCAGGTGGAGCAGCAGAACTTCGAGATCCGCAAGAACGTCCTCAAGTACGACGAGGTGATGAACAAGCAGCGCACCGTGATCTACGAGGAGCGGCGGCGCGTCCTGGACGGGGAGGACCTGCACGAACAGGTGCAGAACATGATCACCGATGTGATCACCGCCTACATCGACGGGGCGGCCTCGCAGGGTTACGCCGAGGACTGGGACACCGACACGCTCTGGGCGGCGCTCAAGACGCTGTACCCGATCAGCCTGACCCCGGAAACGGTGGCGCACGACCACGGCGACCTGACCCGGGACACTCTGCGCGAGGCCGTTCTGGCCGACGCCCGCCGGGCGTGGGCCGACCGCGAGGAGGCGCTGACCCCGGAGATCACCCGTGAGCTGGAGCGCCGCGTGGTGCTCTCGGTGCTGGACCGGAAGTGGCGCGAGCACCTCTACGAGATGGACTACCTCAAGGAGGGCATCGGCCTCCGTGCGATGGCCCAGCGGGATCCGCTGATCGAGTACCAGCGCGAAGGCTTTGACATGTTCAACGCCATGCTCGACTCCCTCAAGGAGGAGTCGGTCGGGTTCCTGTACAACCTGCAGGTGCAGATCGTCCCGGCGGACGGCGAGGCGCCCGGTTCGGACGGGGGGACCGACGGCTCTGGACCGGACGGTTCCGCTGCCGGCGCCCCGGGCCCGCGCAACGGGACGTCCGGGCTCCCGGCCCCGAAACCGGTCGGCGGCAAGCAGGCCGGCAGCGTCCGGACCCGGGTGCGCCCGGTCGAGGCCCTGCCGACCCAGCAGGCAGCCGCCCCGGTCGTCAAGGACACCGACGGCGCGCCGGCTGCGCTGCGGGCCAAGGGACTCACCCGGCCGACCAGCACGCCGCCCCTGAGCTATTCCGGGCCGGCCGAGGACGGCGGCACGGAGCTCACCGGGGCAACGGCGCAGTCCGGGTCGGCCACGGGCGCCCCGGCCCGCAACGCTCCGTGCCCGTGTGGTTCCGGCAAGAAGTACAAGCAGTGCCACGGACGCCCGGGGGCGGAAGCGCTGTAG
- the hpf gene encoding ribosome hibernation-promoting factor, HPF/YfiA family translates to MDIVVKGRNVEVPEHFRTHVADKLARSERYDSKIIRVDVELSHESNRRLSKTCQRVQITLASRGPAVRAEASADTFYTALDSAVAKLEARLRRSADIRHHKQHAREPISVVAGPGGGLPEEPASSEENAEGVDRWQDDQLGDSADGGPGRIVRIKDHPADPITVDQALYQMELVGHDFYLFKDVESGLCSVVYRRKGFDYGLLRLT, encoded by the coding sequence GTGGACATTGTCGTCAAGGGCCGCAACGTGGAGGTTCCGGAGCATTTCCGGACACATGTGGCCGACAAGCTGGCCCGAAGTGAGCGGTACGACTCGAAGATCATCCGGGTCGACGTGGAACTGTCGCACGAGTCCAACCGTCGGCTCTCGAAAACCTGCCAACGAGTGCAGATCACCCTGGCCAGCCGGGGACCAGCGGTGCGGGCCGAGGCCAGTGCCGACACCTTCTACACCGCGCTGGACTCCGCCGTCGCGAAACTCGAGGCGCGCCTGCGTCGGTCGGCCGACATCCGGCACCACAAACAGCATGCCCGCGAACCGATCTCGGTGGTGGCCGGTCCGGGCGGCGGCCTGCCCGAAGAGCCGGCGAGCTCCGAGGAGAACGCGGAGGGCGTCGATCGGTGGCAGGACGACCAACTCGGTGATTCCGCCGATGGCGGACCGGGCCGGATCGTCCGGATCAAGGACCACCCGGCCGACCCGATCACCGTCGACCAGGCGCTGTACCAGATGGAACTCGTCGGGCACGACTTCTACCTGTTCAAGGACGTCGAGTCGGGGCTGTGCTCGGTCGTCTATCGGCGCAAGGGCTTCGACTACGGGCTGCTGCGCCTGACCTGA